In the genome of Opitutia bacterium KCR 482, one region contains:
- a CDS encoding DUF6064 family protein: protein MDTFWQTISEYNSETWNFQITLTIVGAILAALLYAAPEKAACRVAVKIYTALLCFWIAGVYYLIYCNTRSYNESMAVFWAIMGLAWLYDIRAGRDETPKASKNPAAAALLCAPAIYPALSLALGRSFPEIVSPIMPCSVAVFSIGLIFAFGNTINLILAMLVLHWSIIAIPKVSLYGITEDYFLSLCIIPALYIFFKNYIEKVAKQPTKPSAKTLDLSLKILCATLGIFFTYMIFKQFGIL, encoded by the coding sequence ATTTTGGCAGACAATTTCCGAATACAATTCGGAGACATGGAATTTCCAGATAACGCTTACAATCGTCGGCGCGATACTCGCCGCCCTGCTCTACGCCGCGCCCGAAAAGGCGGCGTGCCGCGTCGCGGTAAAAATCTACACCGCGCTTCTGTGCTTCTGGATTGCCGGCGTCTACTACCTGATATACTGCAATACAAGAAGCTATAACGAAAGCATGGCGGTCTTCTGGGCAATCATGGGGCTTGCGTGGCTCTACGACATCCGCGCGGGGCGCGACGAAACGCCGAAAGCGTCGAAAAACCCCGCAGCGGCGGCTCTGCTTTGCGCGCCCGCCATTTACCCCGCGCTGTCGCTCGCGCTGGGGCGGAGCTTCCCCGAAATAGTTTCGCCGATAATGCCGTGCTCTGTGGCGGTGTTTTCGATAGGGCTGATTTTCGCGTTCGGGAATACGATAAACCTCATATTGGCAATGCTTGTTTTGCACTGGTCGATAATCGCGATACCGAAAGTTAGCCTTTACGGAATTACGGAAGATTATTTTCTGTCATTGTGCATTATCCCTGCACTGTATATATTTTTCAAAAACTACATAGAAAAAGTTGCAAAGCAGCCGACAAAGCCGTCGGCAAAGACGCTCGACCTATCGCTGAAAATCCTCTGCGCGACGCTCGGAATATTCTTCACATACATGATATTCAAGCAATTCGGAATTTTGTAA